One genomic region from Spirochaetota bacterium encodes:
- a CDS encoding PP2C family protein-serine/threonine phosphatase yields the protein DLQMAAKVQRGLLPALPTAGRYDVAVHYEAYSYVSGDFYDFYTDDNGALTGLVLFDVSGHGVSSGLITTLVRPILYRMFTPDTSVPLSEVIAKANRSIIKAKGDVDNYLTCIMLRFAGEEIQYVNAGHPDLIRKDSANGIVPIKNDGTAVQGAFMGHEGMIEFFEETNHEYRFAMKKGDTFLLFTDGLIEAKSPDKTEFGMENIKRVLAEAPSNTTAAELIARFVDAGERHRSGAPLSDDITIVVVKVRA from the coding sequence GACCTCCAGATGGCGGCGAAAGTACAGCGGGGACTCCTTCCCGCATTGCCGACCGCCGGGCGCTACGATGTGGCCGTACACTACGAAGCATACTCATATGTATCCGGCGACTTCTACGATTTCTACACCGACGATAACGGTGCGCTCACCGGTCTGGTCCTGTTCGACGTATCCGGTCACGGCGTTTCCTCAGGTCTTATCACCACGCTCGTACGCCCCATACTCTACCGCATGTTCACGCCGGACACGAGCGTGCCGCTCTCCGAAGTGATAGCAAAGGCGAACAGAAGCATCATCAAAGCGAAAGGCGATGTGGACAATTACCTTACCTGCATCATGCTCCGCTTTGCCGGTGAGGAGATACAATATGTCAATGCGGGGCATCCCGATCTCATCAGAAAAGATTCGGCGAATGGCATTGTGCCGATAAAAAACGATGGCACCGCAGTGCAGGGTGCGTTCATGGGCCATGAAGGGATGATCGAATTCTTCGAAGAGACCAATCACGAATATCGTTTTGCGATGAAGAAAGGGGATACCTTCCTGCTGTTCACCGACGGTCTTATCGAAGCGAAATCACCCGACAAGACCGAATTCGGCATGGAAAACATAAAACGTGTCCTTGCCGAAGCACCGTCGAATACTACCGCAGCGGAATTGATAGCGCGCTTTGTCGATGCGGGTGAACGACACCGCAGCGGGGCGCCGCTCTCCGACGACATCACGATAGTCGTTGTGAAGGTGCGCGCCTAA
- a CDS encoding sugar-binding protein gives MNTGHHPRLLTLFASMFFAGATIAAMVPPVAVARTNSITIDGDIADFNKRSPVFIDRKELLALEAQISRSWRGTNDLSATVYFNYDDEYLYIGCQVFDETRTHKSRTGNYFNGDGVEVFLSGDFIRNGKNAASGPNDFQFYFLPPTSPGETLFVYKAKGGEKTSTVLSLYGIVAASKEFGDRYTMEIRVPLHLFGTGNTSRGIGINIAIDDADGTAYRETQIVMNGSPNAYMAPKYLEMLRLSGSYHNPVGAKPPLGLIAVVIAALAVFTGYAIALRFIIVLPLTIKLWIAVGSACALLLCAGVYGIAGFAVNAGRNSAAARIAAIDESAMSNIARAFAGRMDFDEFSERLYAYAIGSNVDSTVRYDSLPLIPAVKIIKSRQGTPMRLESSMILNWSFTNGIVPVRARGVRMIISGYDAYAKITNKGEAYRISFHSAGGRRFEHILTNGVTLFSAEYRHHTRTNTIASVRYGIGLLNRNTMAVTGIADEYELLFPEPALINAISFDQLMAGVSIAVRAITFIGASGDYIVGPFITSREWYSWQGTRISRYVSIFDSFEGYSDALLSVDYPFSGYADEFRVQYNGYIDSASRDIIPFGAIVAAVDIIYSDGTVVRTPIIDGLSYSITSELFGHGHPPHFTSKVSRRSISPNGFMGHDKELVVPARPGKKIGTVRFVSLLPATRLTPYGMTGIRKSSDQIDCAPLSHAERKHISAAETLVYYNGTVLPRNAAPQALSAVNGYFDEHPPYRQQDFGTARIVHTDKGTLIVTPLRYGNDMSPLALVHFLPHRESAVAFIMKIIIVLAGFFTFVSALLLITHIVIDARILSMKMLAISISLAVVPLAAATVLFIYIYNRNAVNDVLAGRSALSESFIHSEIAGTLSSLADISKRACDTVLAGGELSTGGPVYLQLHDVDRDRRTLVLRYSSNTPARFMRAESARQLKRSGPILNSVFGPVLAWTTIRTEGGRIVSVTAFREIDAAMLAFWGERTKSEASIHFLNGYRYSSAMAVPYHIRVNRSKGGGALPESSERIIGGRQYYLHAFPVKNQLQEEQMLIGTAIDAASFAETRLIIIAGGIAFALIAGALAFAIAWWFSQRISGAVLTVAGGMKRVEAGDLSVSVTVDSRDEIASLADGFNTMAKTLANLRT, from the coding sequence ATGAATACAGGTCATCACCCCCGTCTCCTTACCCTGTTTGCGTCCATGTTCTTCGCCGGCGCGACAATCGCAGCAATGGTCCCGCCCGTTGCCGTTGCACGCACGAATTCCATCACCATCGACGGCGACATCGCCGACTTCAATAAAAGATCGCCAGTATTCATAGACAGGAAGGAATTGCTCGCGCTTGAGGCGCAGATAAGCAGATCGTGGCGGGGGACGAATGATCTTTCCGCGACGGTCTATTTCAACTATGACGATGAATACCTCTACATCGGGTGTCAGGTCTTCGACGAAACCCGTACTCACAAAAGCAGAACGGGAAATTACTTCAACGGCGACGGCGTAGAGGTGTTCCTGAGCGGCGACTTCATCAGGAACGGAAAAAACGCTGCCTCAGGACCGAACGATTTTCAGTTCTATTTTCTTCCGCCCACATCACCGGGGGAGACGCTGTTCGTATATAAGGCAAAAGGCGGTGAAAAGACCAGCACCGTTCTATCGCTCTACGGCATAGTGGCCGCATCGAAGGAATTCGGCGACCGCTACACTATGGAAATACGAGTCCCGCTGCACCTGTTCGGCACAGGGAACACATCTCGGGGGATCGGCATCAATATTGCCATCGACGATGCCGACGGCACAGCATATCGGGAAACGCAGATCGTAATGAACGGAAGTCCGAACGCATATATGGCACCGAAATACCTCGAAATGCTTCGGCTGTCAGGCTCATATCATAATCCCGTCGGTGCAAAACCACCCCTCGGCCTTATCGCCGTCGTCATCGCGGCTCTTGCTGTTTTCACGGGCTATGCCATTGCACTGCGTTTTATCATCGTACTGCCGCTTACGATAAAGCTCTGGATCGCGGTCGGTTCAGCATGTGCACTGCTCTTGTGCGCCGGGGTGTACGGGATCGCCGGGTTCGCGGTGAACGCCGGAAGGAATTCAGCGGCAGCGCGTATCGCCGCGATCGATGAGTCCGCGATGAGCAACATCGCCCGGGCCTTCGCCGGAAGGATGGATTTTGACGAGTTTTCGGAACGATTATACGCGTATGCCATCGGCTCGAACGTAGACAGCACCGTCAGGTACGATTCCCTGCCGCTCATCCCCGCGGTAAAGATCATCAAGAGCCGCCAGGGAACGCCGATGCGCCTTGAATCATCCATGATCTTGAACTGGAGCTTCACCAATGGCATCGTACCGGTACGCGCACGCGGTGTGCGGATGATCATTTCCGGATACGATGCCTATGCAAAGATAACCAATAAAGGGGAGGCATATCGCATATCGTTCCATTCGGCGGGCGGCAGACGTTTCGAGCATATACTCACCAACGGGGTGACCCTGTTCAGCGCCGAATACAGGCACCACACGCGGACGAACACCATCGCCTCGGTGCGCTACGGTATAGGCCTGCTTAACCGAAACACGATGGCGGTGACCGGCATCGCGGATGAGTACGAACTTCTGTTCCCCGAGCCGGCACTGATCAATGCAATATCGTTCGATCAGCTTATGGCAGGCGTATCCATCGCCGTGCGGGCGATAACGTTCATCGGGGCATCGGGCGACTATATTGTCGGGCCGTTCATTACGTCCAGGGAATGGTACAGCTGGCAGGGAACGCGCATCAGCCGCTATGTATCGATATTCGATTCCTTCGAAGGATACAGCGACGCACTGCTCAGCGTCGACTACCCGTTCAGCGGTTATGCCGACGAATTCCGTGTGCAATACAACGGCTATATTGACAGCGCTTCGCGCGACATCATTCCGTTCGGCGCGATAGTCGCAGCAGTCGACATCATCTACAGCGATGGAACGGTCGTACGCACGCCTATCATTGACGGGCTTTCCTACAGTATTACCTCGGAGCTTTTCGGCCACGGTCACCCGCCGCACTTCACATCGAAAGTCTCGCGCCGTTCTATCTCGCCGAACGGTTTCATGGGGCACGACAAGGAGCTCGTCGTTCCGGCACGACCGGGCAAAAAGATCGGCACCGTGCGCTTCGTTTCCCTCCTCCCCGCAACACGCCTCACCCCGTACGGCATGACGGGCATACGAAAAAGCTCCGACCAGATCGATTGCGCGCCGCTCTCTCACGCCGAACGAAAGCATATCTCCGCGGCGGAAACCCTCGTCTATTACAATGGAACGGTGCTCCCGAGGAACGCGGCACCACAAGCGCTCTCCGCGGTCAACGGATACTTCGATGAGCACCCTCCCTACCGCCAGCAGGATTTCGGTACCGCGCGCATCGTGCACACCGACAAGGGCACGCTTATCGTCACTCCGCTCCGGTATGGGAACGACATGTCGCCGCTTGCGCTCGTTCATTTTCTGCCGCATCGGGAGTCCGCCGTTGCGTTCATCATGAAGATCATCATCGTTCTTGCCGGATTTTTCACGTTCGTATCCGCGCTTCTCCTCATCACACATATCGTCATCGATGCTCGTATCCTCTCCATGAAAATGCTCGCCATATCGATATCGCTCGCCGTAGTGCCGCTTGCGGCTGCCACCGTACTGTTCATCTATATCTACAACCGCAACGCGGTGAACGATGTTCTTGCAGGACGTTCTGCATTGAGCGAATCGTTCATTCACTCGGAGATCGCCGGCACCTTGTCATCGCTCGCTGACATATCGAAACGCGCCTGCGACACCGTACTTGCGGGCGGCGAGCTCAGCACGGGTGGGCCCGTGTATCTGCAGCTGCATGACGTCGATCGGGACAGACGAACGCTCGTTCTCCGCTATTCATCGAATACGCCCGCGCGGTTCATGCGCGCTGAAAGCGCACGTCAGCTCAAACGCTCAGGCCCCATACTCAACTCGGTGTTCGGACCCGTGCTTGCATGGACAACGATACGCACGGAAGGCGGGAGAATAGTGAGCGTGACCGCGTTCCGTGAAATTGATGCCGCCATGCTTGCCTTCTGGGGAGAACGGACAAAAAGTGAGGCGAGCATACATTTTCTGAACGGATACCGATATTCCTCTGCCATGGCAGTACCGTATCATATTCGTGTCAATCGATCCAAAGGCGGGGGAGCACTTCCCGAAAGCAGCGAGCGCATCATCGGCGGCAGACAGTATTACCTTCATGCATTCCCGGTGAAGAACCAATTGCAGGAAGAGCAGATGCTCATAGGCACGGCCATCGATGCAGCTTCATTCGCAGAGACGCGGCTTATCATCATCGCCGGCGGTATTGCATTCGCCCTCATCGCCGGTGCACTTGCCTTCGCGATAGCCTGGTGGTTCTCGCAGAGGATATCCGGGGCAGTGCTTACGGTCGCCGGCGGCATGAAGCGTGTCGAGGCGGGCGATCTTTCCGTATCCGTCACCGTCGACTCCCGCGACGAGATAGCATCGCTTGCCGATGGTTTCAACACGATGGCAAAAACGCTTGCGAATCTCCGCACG
- a CDS encoding DoxX family protein codes for MGNAFKIAGRLIFGIPLAVFGLLHFMGAQGMQSMIPAYFGPTRLALVYITGAALIAAAASVITKILIKVSMPLLAVMLLIFICTLHLPGIAAANGNMQAMTMSLTGLLKDSAIAGAALFIAGAHWNDQ; via the coding sequence ATGGGTAATGCATTCAAGATAGCAGGCCGTCTGATATTCGGGATACCGTTGGCTGTGTTCGGTCTCCTGCATTTCATGGGTGCGCAGGGCATGCAGTCCATGATCCCCGCATACTTCGGTCCGACACGGCTTGCGCTCGTATATATCACCGGTGCGGCGCTTATCGCGGCGGCGGCGAGCGTGATAACGAAGATACTCATCAAGGTGTCCATGCCGCTCCTTGCGGTCATGCTCCTTATTTTCATCTGCACGCTGCATCTTCCGGGTATCGCTGCTGCGAACGGGAATATGCAGGCAATGACCATGTCGCTTACGGGACTGCTCAAGGACTCGGCGATAGCCGGAGCGGCGCTTTTCATAGCCGGCGCGCATTGGAACGATCAGTAG
- a CDS encoding CDGSH iron-sulfur domain-containing protein: MPNGSSSPGARPLISRTKAVPYRVTGLENFYAADGEPLPVKPVMALCSCGASKQKPFCDGSHGEASHSPERSPERVPDRVVCYEGAEITIVDNRGVCSHDGSCLLLHRVFDRRKKRWINPNGASKNDIIETIEQCPSGSLSYMENGVRIQDVDRAPAIRAAKNGPLNVEGGVVFEDVHGCSPECKEHYALCRCGGSKNKPFCDGTHLHNGFAG; this comes from the coding sequence ATGCCCAACGGCTCATCGTCTCCCGGAGCAAGACCGCTTATATCCCGCACAAAAGCCGTGCCGTATCGGGTTACGGGTCTGGAGAACTTCTATGCTGCCGACGGCGAGCCGTTGCCGGTGAAGCCCGTCATGGCGCTCTGCAGCTGCGGTGCTTCGAAGCAAAAGCCGTTCTGCGACGGTTCTCACGGAGAGGCGTCGCATTCTCCTGAACGATCGCCTGAGCGGGTCCCCGATAGAGTGGTCTGCTACGAAGGGGCGGAAATAACCATCGTGGATAATCGCGGTGTATGCTCACATGACGGCAGCTGTCTCTTGCTCCATCGTGTATTTGACAGACGGAAGAAGCGATGGATCAATCCCAACGGCGCATCGAAAAATGATATCATCGAGACGATAGAACAATGCCCGTCGGGTTCGTTGAGCTACATGGAGAACGGCGTACGGATACAGGATGTCGATCGTGCGCCGGCGATACGTGCTGCAAAGAACGGCCCGCTCAATGTCGAGGGAGGCGTTGTCTTTGAGGACGTTCACGGGTGCTCCCCTGAGTGCAAAGAGCATTATGCGCTCTGCCGCTGCGGCGGATCGAAGAACAAGCCCTTCTGCGACGGGACGCATCTCCATAACGGCTTTGCCGGGTGA
- the tmk gene encoding dTMP kinase, whose translation MDERYAGKLIVFEGIDGSGKSTQADMLYQRLDREGQHSVLLSEPTRTGHGKTIRDSFTGERFSPEEELRLFTLDRKDDLRNNILPVLLRGDIVVLDRYYYSTAAYQGARGLDWKTILCDQELFVYRPDILFLVDIPVTTAIERIRSARGGGNSFEAADYLERVRSLFLSMRYEYLHVLSGERPAADLADDIYGIIAGIL comes from the coding sequence ATGGACGAACGGTATGCAGGAAAGCTCATCGTGTTCGAAGGCATTGACGGGAGCGGGAAATCCACGCAGGCGGACATGCTGTATCAGCGGCTCGACCGTGAAGGGCAGCATTCGGTGCTTCTGAGCGAACCGACGAGGACAGGGCACGGGAAAACGATTCGCGATTCGTTCACCGGCGAACGGTTCTCTCCGGAAGAGGAATTGCGGCTGTTCACGCTCGACAGAAAGGACGACCTCAGGAACAATATACTGCCGGTCCTTCTCCGGGGGGATATCGTCGTTCTTGACCGCTACTATTACTCGACGGCGGCATATCAGGGCGCCCGTGGTCTCGACTGGAAGACAATACTCTGTGACCAGGAGCTTTTCGTGTACCGGCCCGATATTCTTTTTCTCGTCGATATTCCGGTGACTACGGCAATTGAGCGCATACGCTCGGCCAGGGGCGGCGGTAATTCTTTCGAGGCAGCCGACTACCTGGAACGAGTGCGGTCGTTATTTCTTTCCATGCGGTATGAATACCTGCATGTGCTTTCCGGGGAGCGGCCGGCCGCTGACCTTGCCGATGATATTTACGGTATTATCGCTGGAATTCTCTAG
- a CDS encoding flagellar basal body P-ring protein FlgI: MIKKIALICALVALVAGVSYPKAMVRVKDISYLKGVRKNQLKGYGLVVGLAGKGDSAQNPLTKATLKNFFDTIGVSVDETRMTTKNVAVVMVTADIDGFINEGDRISVMASSVGDAKTLAGGMLLQTALKGADGVTYAVAQGSIIVPEGRNTVTTVGTVPMGAIVEKTLTSDFIENGAFTVVLSASDFKTINNIAAAIRGQFADAPLTQNDAKSITVSIPSNFISNTVEFISKVQELEVEMDTTAKVVIDERTGVIVMGEDVRVSSAGVSVAGIKIKIDAAAAADAGGTPSAKKKPNQTIPDGASVKSIVDNLNELGVDVKDIIQVLLALKSAGALNAEIIVNP; encoded by the coding sequence ATGATAAAGAAGATCGCGCTCATCTGTGCGCTTGTGGCCCTTGTTGCGGGCGTGTCGTATCCGAAGGCGATGGTTCGTGTAAAGGATATCAGCTATCTCAAGGGCGTTCGCAAGAATCAGCTCAAGGGATATGGCCTTGTCGTCGGGCTCGCCGGGAAAGGCGATTCGGCGCAGAACCCGCTTACAAAAGCTACGCTTAAGAACTTCTTCGATACCATCGGTGTTTCGGTCGACGAGACGCGCATGACGACGAAGAATGTCGCTGTCGTCATGGTGACCGCGGATATCGACGGCTTTATCAACGAAGGCGACAGGATAAGCGTGATGGCTTCGAGCGTAGGTGATGCGAAAACACTTGCCGGCGGCATGCTCCTGCAGACGGCGCTCAAGGGAGCCGACGGCGTTACGTATGCGGTAGCACAAGGGAGCATCATCGTCCCGGAAGGGAGGAATACGGTCACCACGGTCGGTACTGTCCCTATGGGAGCTATTGTGGAAAAGACGCTTACGAGCGACTTCATCGAGAATGGGGCGTTCACCGTCGTGCTTTCAGCATCGGATTTCAAGACCATCAATAATATCGCCGCCGCAATACGCGGGCAGTTCGCCGATGCGCCGCTTACGCAGAACGATGCAAAAAGCATAACTGTATCGATACCGAGCAATTTCATCAGCAATACCGTCGAATTCATCTCCAAGGTCCAGGAATTGGAAGTTGAGATGGATACCACGGCAAAGGTGGTCATCGATGAACGCACGGGCGTCATCGTTATGGGCGAGGATGTCCGTGTGTCGAGTGCCGGCGTGAGCGTGGCTGGGATAAAGATAAAGATCGATGCGGCTGCCGCAGCGGATGCAGGCGGTACGCCTTCGGCGAAGAAGAAACCGAACCAGACGATACCCGACGGCGCTTCGGTGAAATCCATCGTGGATAATCTCAATGAGCTCGGTGTCGATGTGAAGGATATCATTCAGGTGCTCCTTGCGCTCAAAAGCGCCGGTGCGCTCAACGCAGAGATCATAGTGAATCCGTAG